A DNA window from Arachis hypogaea cultivar Tifrunner chromosome 18, arahy.Tifrunner.gnm2.J5K5, whole genome shotgun sequence contains the following coding sequences:
- the LOC112771815 gene encoding hydroxyproline O-arabinosyltransferase RDN2, whose amino-acid sequence MGRTSPLLIIFLVLGSSFATYNVVTMLIRYGSSEGVAFSDGLLLFDPIIEMPAHAKNRKVSKAPFHVALTATDAPYNKWQCRIMYYWYKRQKNMPGSEMGGFTRILHSGKPDNLMDEIPTVVVDPLPAGMDRGYIVLNRPWAFVQWLEKATIEEEYVLMAEPDHIFVRPLPNLAYGGHPAAFPFFYITPEKNEKIIRKFFPEEHGPVTNVDPIGNSPVIIRKDLIEKIAPTWMNVSLKMKEDPETDKAFGWVLEMYAYAVASALHGVRHILRKDFMLQPPWDLSTENKFIIHYTYGCDYNMKGELTYGKIGEWRFDKRSHLRGPPPRNLPLPPPGVPESVVTLVKMVNEASANIPNWDTT is encoded by the exons ATGGGACGAACTTCACCATTACTTATCATTTTTTTGGTTCTTGGTTCGTCCTTTGCCACGTATAATGTGGTAACGATGCTAATCCGCTATGGATCTTCAGAAGGTGTGGCCTTTAGTGATGGTTTGTTGTTGTTTGATCCCATCATTGAGATGCCTGCACATGCAAAGAATCGGAAGGTGTCTAAGGCACCTTTTCATGTCGCCCTAACGGCTACCGATGCTCCATACAACAAATGGCAATGCCGCATCATGTATTACTGGTATAAAAGGCAAAAGAACATGCCTGGGTCAGAGATGGGAGGATTCACTAGAATTCTACATTCTGGAAAGCCAGACAACTTGATGGATGAAATTCCCACTGTTGTGGTAGATCCTCTTCCAGCTGGTATGGACAGG GGATATATTGTTCTAAATAGACCATGGGCGTTTGTACAGTGGCTGGAAAAGGCAACTATTGAAGAAGA ATATGTGTTAATGGCAGAGCCAGATCACATATTTGTACGTCCCTTACCCAATTTGGCATATGGAGGACATCCAGCTGCTTTCCCATTCTTTTACATCACGCCTGAGAAGAATGAAAAAATCATAAGGAAGTTTTTTCCTGAGGAGCATGGACCAGTTACAAATGTAGATCCAATTGGCAATTCTCCTGTAATTATCAGGAAG gatttaattgAAAAGATTGCCCCCACATGGATGAACGTGTCTTTGAAAATGAAAGAGGATCCAGAGACTGATAAAGCTTTTGGATGGGTGCTCGAAAT GTATGCTTATGCTGTAGCTTCTGCACTGCATGGAGTGCGCCATATTCTGCGTAAAGACTTCATGCTACAG CCCCCATGGGATCTCTCAACTGAGAACAAGTTCATAATTCACTATACTTACGGATGTGATTACAATATGAAG GGTGAGTTGACATATGGTAAAATTGGTGAGTGGAGATTTGACAAAAGGTCTCATCTACGAGGACCTCCACCGAGGAACTTGCCCTTACCTCCACCAGGGGTTCCTGAAAGTGTG GTGACCCTAGTGAAGATGGTGAACGAGGCAAGTGCTAACATCCCCAATTGGGACACAAcgtaa